In a single window of the Clostridia bacterium genome:
- a CDS encoding helix-turn-helix transcriptional regulator, whose protein sequence is MTLQEKLRQVRLTKGLTLQEVAGALGLKSRASVQHWESGYRVPKLSSLKKLAKLYGVDVTYFILDD, encoded by the coding sequence ATGACACTTCAAGAAAAACTTCGCCAAGTCCGTTTAACAAAGGGGTTAACATTACAAGAAGTAGCGGGCGCTCTAGGGCTTAAAAGTAGAGCGTCCGTTCAACATTGGGAGTCGGGCTATCGTGTGCCGAAATTGTCAAGCCTCAAAAAGCTTGCCAAGCTATACGGGGTCGATGTAACGTATTTCATTTTGGACGATTAG